The region CTGTCGGATCACAGTGGGCGCCGGCGCTTGTCGATCTTTGCATACTCGATGGCCGGTGCGGCGTTCCTTGGATTTTTCATTGCCAGCAGCGGCATGGTCGCCGCCCTGATTGCGGTGATGGGGCTCATGATCTTCTGGTCGCCGATCGTTCCGCTCAGTGACGCCTATGCCCTCGATGTAGTGCGAAATCATGGGGCAGACTATGGGCGTATGCGGCTTTGGGGATCGGTCGGCTTCGTGGTGGCCAATGTCTTTGGTGGATGGCTTGCGGGCATGGGCAACTCGCAGCTCATCGTTATGGGAACTGTTCTCGGCGTGATCTCCACCGGCTTTGTTGCAATCTCGCTGCCGCGTCAGGGACGAGATGGGAACACTGGCGAAACTCAGCAACATCAGCGCCCGAAGCTATTCTGGTCGCCCTGGTTCCTGGGGATCTTGGGTGTGATTGGATTGCTTCAGGGCAGTCACGCCGCCTTTTATGGCTTTGGGACCTTGTTCTGGCTTCAGGCAGGTATCTCGGAGTTTGCTATCGGCTTGTTGTGGTCCATTGGCGTGCTTGCCGAGATTGCGCTCTTCTTTGTTGCCGGACGGCTCGGCTTGAGTTTCGGGCCCTTGACCTTCTTGCTCGTCGGGGCAGCCGGTGGAATTGTCCGGTGGTTGTTGTTTCCGCTTGCCGACAGTTTCGTCACGATGGCGGCGCTCCAGTTGATGCATGGACTGAGTTTCGGCGCGGCGCACCTTGGCTCGGTTGCCTTTCTGTCCCGTCTGGTTCCGCCGAAATGGGGCGCTACTGGTCAGGGGTTCCTAGCCGCGTCAAATGGTATCCTGACGGCACTCGGCCTGGCGATCTGTGGTCCGCTTTTTGAACAGAACCCGGCATACCCGTTTTGGGCGATGGCGGGCGTTTCGATGGTTGCGACGTCAGGTCTTGTTCTGCTGCACCCGTTTATGTCGAGAAAGCTGACCACAGGCGAGGCTTCGCCCGCGGTCTGACTTCCTTTGAGTTTAGCCCCAAAGCTCTGCACTTGGCGGATACATGGTGCTGCCCTCGAAGCGCAGGCCCGGTTCTCGGTCCTTCGCCAGAAGAAGAGGGCCGTCGAGATCGACAAAGTCTGCCGTCTGGGCCACCAGCGTAGCAGGTGCCATCGCAAGCGACGTGCCGACCATGCAGCCGATCATGACCTTGAAGCCAAGTGCTCTCGCCTTCTCCTCCATCAGGAGCGCTTCGGTGACACCGCCGGCCTTGTCCAGCTTGATGTTGACGGCATCATAGCGATCGCGGAGGCCTTCGAGATCTTTGCTGGTGTGAAGGCTTTCATCCGCGCAGATTGTGACCGGGCGCTCAATTTCGGCCAGGATGTCATCCTTGCCGGCTGGCAGAGGCTGCTCGATCAGTGCAACACCTGCGGCCTGACAGGCTGCCATGTTGACCTCAAAACAGCTTTCATCCCAAGCTTCGTTGGCATCGACAATGAGAGTCGAGGTGGGAGCGTTTGAGCGCACAGCAGCGATCCGCTCATCGTCACCAACGCCCTTGAGCTTGACCTTCAAAAGCGGTCGATGTGCTGCCTTTGCGGCTGCCTCGGCCATCTTCTCCGGGGTCTCCACGCTTAAGGTGTAGGCGGTGGTGACTGGCTTCAACGGCGGCAGACCGGCAATCTCGGCTGCCGATTTTCGAGAGCTCTTTGCCTCGAGGTCCCAGAGGGCGCAGTCGACAGCATTGCGCGCTGCGCCTGCGGGCATGGCAGACTGGAGCGTGATGCGGTCGATGTTGGCTTCCAGCTCTGCCTTCAAGGCCAGGATTTGCTCGCTGACGCTTTCAAGGCTCTCGCCGTAACGCGCATAGGGAACGCACTCGCCATGAGCAGTTATCTCGCCGTCTCGCAGAGTGACCACAAGCACCTCGGCATGGGTGCGGCGGCCGCGGGAGATTGCAAAGCCACCTCCCGCCATTTCAAAGCGTTCTGTTCGAATGTCGAGTGTTCGGGTCATGGGGCACCAAATTCGGATGCGACGCGGTCTACGACATTCTCCATACCAAAGCGGACGGGGTCGGTTGCCGGCAGACCGTTGTGGTCTTCAGAAACCTTGGCGAGACAGGCTTTGGCTTCTTCTTCGCCGAGCGCTGATGTGTTGACTGCGATGCCGATGCAGCGGATGTCCGGATTGGTCAGCTGCCCGCACTGAATTGTCAGGTCGATGACCTGCTGGACGGTTGGGAGCGGTGTTGGCACGCCGCGCATCATCGTGCGGGTGGGCTCGTGGCAGACGATGAAACCGTCTGGCTGAGAGCCGTGCAGCAAGCCAAGTGTGACGCCTGCAAAGGAGGGATGGAACAGCGAGCCCTGGCCTTCAATAATCTGCCACTGGTCTTCGCCAGTTTCTGGAGAGATCCATTCAGCGGCACCAGAAATGAAGTCGGCAATCACGGCATCGAGTGCAACGCCACGGCCTGAGATCAGCACACCTGTCTGGCCTGTTGCGCAGAAGCTGCTCTTATAGCCGCGATCGTTCATAGCCTTGTCCATGGCCAGGGCAGTGTATTTCTTGCCCACGGAGCAGTCGGTGCCAACGGCGAGAATACGCTTGCCAGAACGCTTGGTTCCCTTTCCGGTCGCGAAGGTCTCGGTGTTCTGACGGACATCGAAAAGGTTGCATCCGTTTCGATCGGCCGCTTCCTTGATCTCCGGAATGCTGCCGAGACGCACATGCAGGCCACTTGCCACGTCGAGGCCGGCGTCGAGCGCTTCAACGATCGAGGTCACCCAATGGTCGGGCAGGCGACCGCCAGCGTTTACGGCACCAACGACCATCGTCTTGGTGCCCTTCTCCTTGGCTTCGGCGATCGAAATGTCCGGAAGTCCCGTATCGGCAGCGCAGCCCGGCAGGCGCAGCTGTCCGGTGCACCAGTCCTTGCGCCAGTCGACCACACCGGTCGCAGTCTTGGCTGCGAGTGCGTCGGGCACATCACCGAGGAACATGAGGTAGGGATGTTCGATTTTCATGAATTGGGCTCCAGGTGAGATCCGGCCGGGGAGGCGGCTGGACGATGAACTCCTTCGCAAGGTATACGAGGGAGTGGAAGCGAGCGGCAAGGGGTTGGATCGTCCGGAATGGCATTCTTGGAGAAAAATACTCCTCCTGGCGGTAAAGTCGTTACGGATGAAGGGGTTCAAAGGATTGAGCTGAGCGGCGACTGGGCAATCAACACCCTTTCGGCGGCTGAAGCGATTCTGGCGAGCCTGCAGTTTTCGAAGGAAAAGCTTACCTGCATCGACGCGGGCGGGATCGACAACATCGATACCTCCGGTGCGTGGCTCGTGCATCGGCTTCGTGGATCTCTTGAGTTTGGAGGCCGCCGTGTGGAAATTTCCGGCCTGGATGAGAAGCGCGAATCGCTTTTTCATGAGCTGGACCAACATCATCCGCCGCGCTGGACGCCGGAAAAGCAGAAATTTTCAATCTTCGGGTTTTTGGAGAATACCGGCCGGCAGATGGAAGGCATCTGGTTGGATGCGCTTGCCATGCTGCATATCCTTGGTTCGCTCGGAATGGTCATTGCGACCGTTGTCTTCCAGCCGAAGCGGCTTCGCGGGATCTCTGTCGCGGTCCAGTTCGACAAGTCCTGTATTGGTGCGGTTCCGATCGTCGCCTTGATGAGCTTTCTGATTGGAGCGATCGTGTCCCAGCAGGGCGGCTTTTATTTGCGGCAATTTGGCGCTGATCTTTATGTGGTCGATCTTGCAGGTATACTTGTGCTGCGCGAAATCGGTGTGATCCTGACGGCGATCATGGTGGCTGGACGGTCCGGTTCAGCCTTTACCGCGGAAATTGGCTCCATGCGGATGCGCGAGGAAATCGATGCTTTGCATGTGATCGGCCTGAGCGTCACCGAGGTATTGGTTCTTCCCCGAATTCTTGCACTTATGCTGGCCTTGCCGGTTTTGACCTTTGTCTCCGATCTCGCGTCTCTGTTTGGCTCTGGCCTTGTGTCCTGGGCTTATCTGGACATTCCGCCCGCGGCGTTCCTGGCGCGACTGCACGAAGCGATCACGATGGAAACGCTCATGGTGGGTCTCGTGAAGGCGCCGTTCATGGCACTCATCGTTGGGCTGATCGCGTGTGTGGAAGGCCTCAAGGTTGCCGGTTCGTCGGATTCTCTCGGGCGCCATACGACCATGTCGGTTGTGAAGGCGATTTTTCTGGTTATCGTGGTCGATGGTCTTTTTGCCATCTTCTTTGCCTCCATCGGGATCTGACGCGTCAAATGAGTGAACAGTTTGCCGAAGATCAGATGGCCCACGGTGCGTCCTCGACCGAGCATGATGGAGATATTCTCCTGTCTGCACGAGGTGTGACGGTCGGTTTTGGCCCGAAGATCATCCTCCAGGATTTGGACCTGGATGTCCGAAAAGGCGAAATCCTTGGTTTCGTCGGTGGTTCGGGCACAGGAAAGTCCGTTCTCATGCGCGCAATCCTGGGTCTGACGCCCAAACGCACGGGCACGATCAAGGTATTCGGCTACGACCTTGCAAAGGCCAATGAGCGCGAGCGGAAGACTGTAGAACGCCGCTGGGGCGTGCTGTTCCAGCAAGGTGCGTTGTTTTCGTCGCTGACGGTCAAACAGAACATTCAGGTCCCCATGCGGGAGCATCTGAATCTGTCGCCGCGTTTGATGGACGAGTTGGCCGGTTTGAAACTTGAGCTTGTCGGGTTGCCCCAAGATGCGGCCGACAAATTTCCGTCGGAATTGTCGGGAGGTATGGTAAAACGTGCCAGCCTGGCGCGTGCCCTTGCACTCGATCCTGATTTGGTGTTTCTGGATGAGCCTACGTCGGGTCTTGATCCGATTGGAGCGGCGGCCTTTGACAAGTTGATTGCCAATTTGAGCGAAACGCTCGGGCTGACAGTTTACATGGTGACCCATGATCTCGACAGTCTTCATTCCATCTGTGACAGGATCGCAGTGCTGGGTGAAAAGAGGGTTTTGATCATCGGAACCATTGATGAAATGATGAAGAATGAGCACCCTTGGGTGATGTCCTATTTCCGGGGTGAACGTGCCCTACGCCGCTTTTAAAGGCTGACGAATGGAAACGCGCGCGAACTACATAATCATCGGCGCCTTTATGATGGCGACGCTGGTGGGTGCGTTTGGCTTCGTCTATTGGCTGGCCGCAACGGCAGAATCCCGCGAAAATGTCTTTCTCAAGATTGTCTTTCCAGCTCCCGTGACTGGTCTTCCGGTTGGCGGACAGGTGCTGTTCAACGGGATCAAGGTTGGGGACGTTAGCTCTCTGGATTTTGACCCTGATAATCCGAAGGTCGTTATCGCGACCGTTCGCGTGAAGCCGTCAACGCCACTTCGCGACGATACGGTTGCCACCTTGAACTTCACCGGTCTGACAGGTGTCGCCTACGTGGATCTTAACGGCGGCAGCCTTGATGCGCCGCTGCTGCTTCATCCCGATTCTGATAAGGTTCCGACCATCAAGGCGGAACGGTCGCTGTTCGACGACATCGTCGGCGGTGCCCGGGACGTGCTGACAAAAGCCGAATCGACCATGTCGACGATTGATGAGCTTTTGAAAGAGAACGGCCCTGCCATCGGGAAAACGGTCCAGAACATCGAAACGTTTTCAGGTGCGCTCGCCTCCAATTCCGACGGCATTTCCGACTTCATGGCCAGCATGGCGAGCGTGAGCGACGCGGTATCAAAGCTGTCGACGCGCATGGAAGGACTTGTTGTCGAAGGTGAGCGGATCCTTGCGGCGGTTCCCTCCGACAAGGTCACGGCGATCGTCTCCGACCTTGAGAAATTCAGCTCGAGCCTGGGCCAGGCGGGTGATGGCATCGATTCCATCATGAGCGAGGCGCAGTCAGCGATGGGCGAGGTGCAGACATTTACCGCCAGATTGAATTCAGGTCTCTCTGATGTCCATAAACTGGTTCAGGCCATCGACCCGACGGATATCGACAAGGTCGCAAAGGGGGCTGCCGCGCTTGGCGAAATGCTAGAAAAGCGCGCGCCCCAGCTGGATGCCGTCATTGTCGCCTCGACGACGACCATGGAGAATCTGGCGCAGGTGTCCGACACCATCCGGGAGCATGATGCCGATATCAGCAGCGTGCTGACCAGCAGCCGCGACGTTATGGGCAAGGTTGACACGCTTATGGCCCGTGGTGTGGAGATCGCGGCGGCAGTTGATCCCGCGACAGTGGCCAGCGTGGTTGCTTCGGTGGATACGCTCGCGCGAGATCTGAACACCTCATTGTCCAAGGTTGATGCGATCGTCGCACAGGTTGACCCTGAAAAGGTCGGCAGCGCGGTTGATAATGCATCGAGTATTGTTGCCAACATCAAGGCGCAGGAAAACCAGATCAACGAGATCATTGCTGCGACGAAGTCGACCATTCAGAACTTCGAGCAGGTGTCTGCCACCGTGCGCGATGAGGACGACCGGATCATTGCCCTTGTCGATGATGTCCGGGTTGCGGCCGAGCAGTTCACGCAGACGCTCAAGGGAGCAGATGATGTCTTGAGGGCTGTGGATCCACAGAAAGTCTCCAGCATCGTCGGATCGGTCGAAACCTTGACCGGAGGACTATCCGGTCAGAAGGAAAGCATCGACCAGATGATCGTCTCAGCGCGTACGGCTGCGCAGAACGTTGAGCAGATGACAGCTGATCTGCAGAAGCGAACGCCTGACGTGGATCAGATCATTTCGGACGCCAAGGAGATGACTGCGACGCTCAATGCCACTTCTGTGCGCGTCCAGAGCATCGTTGATCAGGTTGGTACCATGGTCGAAGGCGATGGAGAGGGCCTGATCGTGGAAGCGACCAAGGCGGCGACCTCCATTCGCAAGGTGGCCAGTGCGTTCGAAAGCAGGGCGGACTCGATTGCGGGCGGCTTGTCCAAGTTTGCAAATCAGGGATCCTCGGATTTCGCGGCAGCGATGTCGCAGATCAATCGTACACTGGTCTCCATCCAGCGCGCGGTCGAGAACTTTGATCGCAGTCCGAACCGGATCATCTTCGGCGGCGAAGATGTGCCGACCTATACGGGTGGACGGCGGCGCTGATTGATGAAGGTATTGAAGCTGGGGCAAGCAAGAGTGCCGAGAGTAGGGGCGGGGCGAAAATGGTAGAGCGTAGTGATGCACCTGGTAGGCGCCAGGTTCTGGCTCTTCTGGGCGGCGGGGTCCTGCTTGCAGGATGTGCTGGCAATGCGCCTTCTGCTCTCTATGGTTTGAGCGCAGCTACCTTGCCCGAGGCGTCCGGCCGTGCGCGTGGTTCACAGATTCTCGTGCCTCGTCCGCGTGCGCTGAAGGCGCTGGACAGCAATTATATTGCTGTCGTCAACGATGGACCTGTCTACAGCTACTATCCGCAAGCGGCCTGGGCAGATGCGCTGCCGAATGTGATTCAGTCCAAGATTGTTGAAACCTTGCAGGGCACAGGACGTCTACGCGGTGTCGGGTTCCCTGGTGATGGCCTTCTGATTGACTATCAGCTGCAGACCGAAATTCGCTCCTTTGAGCTGAAAGTCGATGGTGCAAATCGGGGTGTCGTGGAGATCGCCGCCAAGTTGGTCAATGACCGCAATGGCCGCGCTGTGGCCACGCAGGTGTTCCGGGCAGAAACCCTGTCGGGCGGTTCAAGTGTCGATCAGGCCGTCAAGGCGCTGAATTCGGCTGCCGACGAGGTGTTTTCCGACATGGCCAAGTGGATCTTGCAAAAGGTCTGACAGGCACATTCCTGCCCTTCCTGCAGTTTGACGGTCGTTCCCGGCCTACTTCCTTGGCGGGTTCGGGGCGACGGCAAAGCGTGTCGCAAAGGCCCGCAGCACAGGGCTTCTGACCGAAACGTTCGATCTGCTCTCACGCCAGACCACGAAAATGCCGGATCCGATAATCACGGCTGAGCCGACGCCGACGTAAAAATCCGGACGCTCCTGAAAGAAGAAAAAGCCGAAGACAGTCGCCCACAATATCTGGCTGTACTGCATGGGCGCGATGACTGCGGCAGGTGCTGCCCGGTAGCCAGCAATGATGCAGAGCTGGGCAAGGACGGAGAGAAATCCGAGACCTGCCATCAGCATAAGATCAGTCAGTTCCATGGGCCGATAGATGCCGGGGAGGGTCGCTCCCATAACCAGCATGGACAGCAGCATCGGATAGAGGATCAGGACGGCCGAGCGCTCGGCGCTGCCGATCTTGCGTACCACCACCGATGCGAGTGCACTGGCACAAGCGGAGGTAACGGCAGCGGCGTGGCCGAGGGTGAGATCCGTTGTGCCGGGCCGCAGGACGATCAGCACCCCGACAAGGCCGACGACAACGGCTGCCCATCTTTGCAGCCGAACAACTTCGCCGAGGATCGGAATCGAGAAGACAGTGATCAGCAACGGCGCGGCAAAGAGCAGGGAATAGACCTCAGCAAGTGGCAGCACCGTGAAGGCATAAAACCCGCAGGACAGTGCGACGATGCTCAACGCCGAGCGTGAAAGCACCAGAAAAGGGTGCGCCGGGCGGAAATTGTCTGTCTTGCGATCTGCGAGCATCATGATGGACATGGGCACAAATGCAAAAAGCATCGCGAAAAAGATGATTTGGAAGACTGAATACTCAGCGCCCAAATGCTTGGTGATGGCGTCGTGGGATGCGTAGAAGGCAAAGCCGAGAAAGGCGATGCCCAGGCCGACGGCTGGCGAAGAGGTCTGCGTGGTCATGGGCTTCGTAAGGCTTGCTGAATCGATTGAATTGATCTTCAGGATTTGCCGGATACCGGCCATGGTCAAGGGTGATCTTGAAATGAGGCCGGTTGTGAACGGAAACCACCCGAAGCGGCTCACGAATCCGTATCTTCAATGGCCTTATTGATTGTGCATTTTGCGAAAGTCGATCGCTGCTATGTGACGCTCGTCTTTTGCACGCTGATTGCCACAGGCGGATGTCAGTCATACGGCAGGCTGAGGGCTTCCCATTGCCCGCGCGGAATTCCCTCGCCAATGGCATAGGCGAAGGATTGAACTTGCCAGCCTTCAAGTATGACACGGCAATTGTAGTGCAACTCGTACCAGCGCCCGGCTCTTCTGATTGCGGCGCCGGGCGCCTCTACGTCCAGGCCATTCAGCGAGACCTCCTCGCGCGCATAGGCAATGACCTTGTCCGGAACTTGGCCCGCATTTGAAGCAGCAAGCTGTTCCATTGCTTCGCTGTTGCAAACCTGGATCATTTGTTCGTCGGATGTGCTTTGGCGCAGCACCGATCTGGCCTGTTCGCCTCGAGGCGAGGTCAAAAGCGCCTGGGCATAAAATCGTGTTGCATGGGTCAGGCCATCTGGAGCGTATTCTACTGAGGGAGGATCCCGGCGCTGCGCCGGAGGGGAGGGTGCCGGGGGAGCCGGCTCAATCCTCGGCAACACATCTTCTGGTGCAGCTTCTAGGGGGAGAGCAGTCACGGCAGGTGCATCGGTCGGGAGTGAGCCGCGGTCGATGAGTTCCACATCCAGGGAGGCAACGGTCGTCGTCGATTTCTGTGTGTGGCGTTCGAAGATCAGAAGAAGTACGGCAGCGAGCAGGTGCAAAAGCACTGCGAGAAGGATGCCAGTGATCGGCGCTTCCAGTTGCTTGCGGTCAAGAAAATCTCGAGACACATCCATCGCGATGGTTCCCGTCAGGGGCTTCCAGATTGTCCTACGCAGGTATGAGGGCACAAAAAAGGCGGGCACATGGCCCGCCTTTCTCAATTTGGTCTTGGTCTGTCCCGATCAATCGAGACGCCCGCTTGCGTGGGCCAGCATCGTATAGACCTTGCCGGTGTCGGAACTCAGGTAGGTCTGTCCAAGCATGTTGTCACGATCGTTGCGCGAGACCTGCGACAGGAGTTGCTCGAAGTCGGCAACATAGCGTTCGACTGCTGAGCGGAACTCAGGGTCACGTGCGTACTTCTGGCGGATCTCGTCGAAGGTCTGCTGACCCTGCAAGGTGTAGAGACGACGGGTGAACACATGGCGTTCACCGCGTTTGTAGCGATCCCACAGGTCCACAAAGGTCTCGTGATCGATAGCTCGTGCAATGTCGACTGACAGCGAGTTCAGGCTTTCCACCGTGTGAAGAGGAGAGCGCGAGGGATCACCGGCGCCCTGATCTTCATCGCGGGAGGCGCGGCGCAAAAGGTCGGAGACCCAGCCCTTGCTTCCGGCATCTGATGTTTCTGCCGCTGGTACCTGACGACGTGTCTGCACCGGAGCCCGCTGTGCGGGTGCCGGACGCGGATCAGCTGTCCGTTGAGGCGCAGGCGTGGCGGCGGGTGCAGGAGCGCTGTAGCTCGGCGCAGCTGCCGCGGATGCCTGTGCTGGTGCCGCACGTTCCTGCGGGCGTGAGATGTCCAGTGCGTTCGACTGCTTGGCAACGATGTCGGACAGCTCGGTCAGCGCCCGGATCTGTTCATTCACAACCTTGCGCAGTGCCGACGTTGATTCCTCGGCTTCTTCCGGAAGGTTGAGAACGCCCTGTTTCAACTCGTTGCGTGTTGCTTCCAGCTCGCGGTGAACGTCGCGTGCAACGTCGCGCATGCGGGTTGCTGCTTCGTTGAACCGATCGGAAGCGTCGGACACGGTCCGGGACATTTCCGACATGATGTCGTCCTGGGCGGAGCGGATCGCGTCGCGTGCCTTCTGGCCTTCCATTCCGGCGGTCAGGCGCATGGATTCGAACTGCTCGGCAACCTGGTTGGTGGCTGCTTCTGCGGCTGCGCTGAGCATGCGGGCTGCATCGCGGGCCTTGTCGTCAGCCGTCTCCAGCGTTTCCGACAGGGTGTTGGTGAAGGCACGCATGAGGCTGTCGACAGCTTCTGTCTTGGCCAGCAGCGTATCTGCCACGTCTTCGATAGCGGTCTTGCGGTCTGCAACACGTCCTTCGACAGAGCGGTTGGTATCCTCAAGATGCCGGGCCGCTGCAGAAAGTTCGCCTGCCTGATCGCCAAAGCGTGCTGTCAGGGATTGGATATCCGCAAGCGTGGTCTCCGTGACCGTGCGCAGGGCATCGACCTGATCGCCGATAACATTGGTGGAAACCGTTGTCTCGGCGACCGCGCGATCTACAGCCGAGCGGAACTCGCCAGCGCGGCGGCCCAGGTTGATTTCAACCTCATTGAGGTTTGCTCCGGCAGTCGTAACGACGTCCTGAAGCGTCGTGTTTGAATCGTTCAGTTTGTCGAGAATGGTCGTGACATCAGCCTCGAGCCGACGCTTGGTATCAACCAGAATATTGGTCGCATGTTCGCTGCGTTCGTTGAGGCTTGCGATGATGCGATCGCCTGCCTCAACGAGGGAGCGCGTGGCTTCAAGGCCGTTCTGGGCGAAGTTGTCGCTGACTTCACGACCTTTGACCGTGATGGCTTCGAGGATCGCTTTATGAACCTCTGAAACGCGGCCGGTCAGGTCGGTTGCGCGGTGTTCAATGGCGGCGATTAGTTCATTGCCATCGGTGCCGATCAACTTGGCCAGTTCGTCAGACTGCGCGCCGAAGGCTTCGTTCAAGGTTGTAGCCTTTTCAAGAAGCTCATTGGCGACCGCATTGCCGCGGGTGGCAAGGAGTTCGGCAGCTTCGTTGACCGCGTTGTGAACCCGTGCGCGTACAACGTCGGCTTCGCCCGACATTTGGCCACGGATCTCCTCGAGCGTCTTGCCGAGGGTGAGACGGGCCTGTTCGCTCTCGGCGGACAGGTTGCCGGAGATCTCGGCGATCGTGCGCGAGAGATCTGTGCGAACCTTCTCACTTTCGCCTGTGAGCGAACCGGAGAATTCTGCAAGCGTACCTACATAGAGTGCGCGGGCATTCTCGCTTTCGGCTGCCATCGAGCGGGCGGCGTCGGCGACTGCAGAGAGCACAAGTTCACGGATCTTCGAGCTTTCGCCGGAGATAGAGCCGGAGGCCTGTTCCATCGCGGCCGTGATCGCGTCAGCCGCCTTCTGGCTTTCGCCGACGAGGACGCCGCGGGCTTCGCCAACGGAGCCGAGAACGATCTGACGCATGCGCTCACCTTCGCCCGAGAGCTTGGTGGTCGCATCGCTGACCGAAACGGAAACGAGGTCGACGGTCCGTGTGCGTTCTTCGGCAAGGGTGTTGACGGCCTGTTCGACCGCTTCCTTGACCATGTCCCGCATGCGAGTGCTTTCCGATGACAAGGTGCCGCCAGCTTCGGCAATCACACCTGTAAGGATGTCGCGCGCTTTTTCGCTTTCGCCGCTCAACGTGCCGGAGATGCTTTCCAGGCGATCGTTGAGAACGGTTTCCAGCTGGCTGGCACGTGTGTCGAGGGTTTCGGCGACTTCGAAGACCTTGGCGCCCAGCGAGACATTGATCTCGGCGATACGCTCGGACAGGGAGTCGGTGAGTTGTTCGCTCTGGCGCGCCAGTACCGTTCCGGCCTCAGCCAGACGATTGTCCAGGGCGGAGGTCATCTCATCCTGGCCTTCGACGAAGGCATTGGCGATTTCGCGTGTGCGGCTGATCAGGGTTTCACTGATCTGGCGAGCGCGATTGTCCAGGGTTTCGTCGATCCGGTCAGTGCCGGCCGTCATGGTTGTTGCCAGATGCTCTGCCTTGTCGGCCATGGAGCTGGCAGCAACATCAACCCGTTCGCTGAGGTTTTTGCCGATTTCTTCGGCGCGATCAGCAAGGGTGGTGCCGGCTGCCTCAACCCGCTCACCGAGCTGAACAGTAATGGCGTCGGAGCGATCTGCGAGGATTTCGGAGATGTTCCGGGTTTTTTCCTCGAGCGCTTCGGTGATGCCCGATGTGCGCTGCTCGATGGCATCGGACAACAGAGTTGTGCGGGTTTCGAGAGCTGCCTCAAAGGTCGCGGTGCGCTGATCCAGGGTCAGATCAAGGGTGTTGATCCGGCTACCAAGGGAAGCATCCATGTTGTCGATGCGCGCGGCAAAGGTGTTGTCCAGAGTGGAGAGGCGAGAGTCTAGCGACTCCGACAGCAGCAACGTCTTGGTGTCGAAGGACTCCACCAACTGGCCACCACGGTCGGTGACGATGCTGTCGAGTTCGTTGAGGCGTGCTGCAAGCCCCTCTTGAAGAACCTGGCCGCGGACCTCGAGTGTTTCGGAAAACAGGCTGCCAGCAGCGCTGATGTCCTGAGTGACCCGCTCACCTCGTGTGCCGATCAATTCAGCGAGTGATGTGCCGGTATCTGCCAGCTTCTGGGTCAATTCCGAGGTCTGGTAGCCGAGAGTTGCCGAAATCTCGGAGGAAACGCTCTCGAGCGACTCGCGGAAGCCGAGGGTTTGCTGCTCCATGATCGCGGCCATTTCGTTGCCACGTGCAGCCAGACGTTCGTCCAACTCGGAACCGTTGACGGAGATGGCCGTGTAAATGCGCTCGGAGATGGTGTCGAGCTTGTCTGCCAGTTCTCCGCCGCGGACCGTTATGGTTTCGGTGAGCGATCCGGCAGTCTCGTCCAGCTTGGAGGCGATCTCGCCACCACGCAGCGACAGGTCGACAACGATAGACTCGCCGGTTCCACGAAGAATTTCGG is a window of Labrenzia sp. CE80 DNA encoding:
- a CDS encoding antitoxin; the protein is MANPPKVKDPAEAALSAVEEALKLDFGGPDASSEIADSAPRASASDRATSTRPAPSQKAEAKPSRDESAPTRRRGRGGRPPAANDDRRSIGGLIFSLQRRPSSAPFWGALVLSVIWGLVGTSLTLSSFGDQLSSITDLGTLTNSPALILAAVAILVPIAFFWVMAMMIWRAQEMRIVARGMTEVALRLAEPEDMAKESILSVGQAIRREVSAMGDGIERAIARASELEVLVHNEVSSLERSYNDNELKIRSLIEELVSQRESIVMNADRVRETISGAHESFAAQLTNTSSEFGSSVDSATERMVEAVNSRVNELTSTVDSRIETLSSSLSSSGNELVEALTVRADDYVVRLTSTGNELVDNLSKSGTDMWETLSARGYEVNERFEATANSFVETLSARGTEINETLSNSSNTVVDTLNQKAEEFRTSLESTGASVGDTINQRGEEINANLSLTSGRLIDTVTARTEELIGTVDTRVTSLDESLAATGNRVVESISERGQDVTNTISVKGAEIVETLSERSTEVAEILRGTGESIVVDLSLRGGEIASKLDETAGSLTETITVRGGELADKLDTISERIYTAISVNGSELDERLAARGNEMAAIMEQQTLGFRESLESVSSEISATLGYQTSELTQKLADTGTSLAELIGTRGERVTQDISAAGSLFSETLEVRGQVLQEGLAARLNELDSIVTDRGGQLVESFDTKTLLLSESLDSRLSTLDNTFAARIDNMDASLGSRINTLDLTLDQRTATFEAALETRTTLLSDAIEQRTSGITEALEEKTRNISEILADRSDAITVQLGERVEAAGTTLADRAEEIGKNLSERVDVAASSMADKAEHLATTMTAGTDRIDETLDNRARQISETLISRTREIANAFVEGQDEMTSALDNRLAEAGTVLARQSEQLTDSLSERIAEINVSLGAKVFEVAETLDTRASQLETVLNDRLESISGTLSGESEKARDILTGVIAEAGGTLSSESTRMRDMVKEAVEQAVNTLAEERTRTVDLVSVSVSDATTKLSGEGERMRQIVLGSVGEARGVLVGESQKAADAITAAMEQASGSISGESSKIRELVLSAVADAARSMAAESENARALYVGTLAEFSGSLTGESEKVRTDLSRTIAEISGNLSAESEQARLTLGKTLEEIRGQMSGEADVVRARVHNAVNEAAELLATRGNAVANELLEKATTLNEAFGAQSDELAKLIGTDGNELIAAIEHRATDLTGRVSEVHKAILEAITVKGREVSDNFAQNGLEATRSLVEAGDRIIASLNERSEHATNILVDTKRRLEADVTTILDKLNDSNTTLQDVVTTAGANLNEVEINLGRRAGEFRSAVDRAVAETTVSTNVIGDQVDALRTVTETTLADIQSLTARFGDQAGELSAAARHLEDTNRSVEGRVADRKTAIEDVADTLLAKTEAVDSLMRAFTNTLSETLETADDKARDAARMLSAAAEAATNQVAEQFESMRLTAGMEGQKARDAIRSAQDDIMSEMSRTVSDASDRFNEAATRMRDVARDVHRELEATRNELKQGVLNLPEEAEESTSALRKVVNEQIRALTELSDIVAKQSNALDISRPQERAAPAQASAAAAPSYSAPAPAATPAPQRTADPRPAPAQRAPVQTRRQVPAAETSDAGSKGWVSDLLRRASRDEDQGAGDPSRSPLHTVESLNSLSVDIARAIDHETFVDLWDRYKRGERHVFTRRLYTLQGQQTFDEIRQKYARDPEFRSAVERYVADFEQLLSQVSRNDRDNMLGQTYLSSDTGKVYTMLAHASGRLD